AAAAGCGCACCGGTGGCGGCAACTTTACAGCTTCATCGCTACCTGATGCACGAACGTTGGTGAGTTTCTTACCTTTTACAAGGTTTACTTCAAGGTCTCCGGTGCGACTGTGCTCCCCTACTACCTGACCTTTGTAAATGTCGGAACCCGGCTCAATGAAAAACCGTCCGCGGTCTTTCAACCGGTCAATGGCGTAAGCGGTAGCTTTGCCTGTTTCAACTGAAACCAATGATCCTTGAAGACGCGTGGTGATGACGCCCTTCATAGCCTCGTAAGAACGGAAGCGGTGGGTCATTACGGCTTCTCCTCCCGTGGCGGTGAGAATCTGATTGCGCAATCCAATCAATCCGCGCGAGGGAATATCAAACTCAAGGTGCTGCAAATCACCTTTGGGCTCCATCACCAAAAGGTCGCCTTTGCGCTGCGTAACCAACTCGATGGCTTTTCCTGAAACGCTGTCGGGCACGTCAATCACAAGTGTTTCGTACGGCTCGCAGGTTACTCCATCTATCTCTTTGAGAATTACTTTGGGTTTTCCAACCTGTAGCTCATAGCCTTCACGGCGCATGGTTTCAATCAGAATGGAAAGGTGAAGAATACCTCTTCCGTACACATTGAATTTTTCTTCCGAATCGGTAGGTTCTACCTTAAGTGCCAGGTTTTTCTCGGTTTCCTTCATCAAACGGTCGCGCAGGTGGCGGCTGGTCACAAACTTGCCTTCCTTGCCAAAAAACGGAGAATTGTTGATGGTAAAAAGCATGCTCATGGTGGGTTCATCCACCTCAATGCGCGGCAGTGCTTCGGGCTGATCTTTATCGGCAAGGGTGTCGCCAATTTCAAAATCCTCAAGCCCCACGATGGCACAGATATCTCCGGACCGAACACTTTTCACACGCTCTCGGCCCAGTCCTACAAATTCATACAGCTCCTTGATGCGCATCTTTCTCATAGAGCCATCGCGGCGGCAGAGCATGTACTCCTGCCCTTCCGCCAAATCGCCACGGTACACACGGCCA
This genomic window from Cryomorphaceae bacterium contains:
- the typA gene encoding translational GTPase TypA, whose translation is MKSVRNVAIIAHVDHGKTTLVDCIIHASQTIEAHKETGELILDNNDLERERGITILSKNVSVVYEGVKINIIDTPGHADFGGEVERVLRLADGVLLLVDAFEGPMPQTRFVLGKAVELGLKPIVVVNKVDKENCTPDEAQQAVFDLMFNLDATEEQLDFETVFGSAKQGWMSTDWQKPGTDVLPLLDTILRVIPEAPYHAGPAQMQITSLDYTSFVGRIAIGRVYRGDLAEGQEYMLCRRDGSMRKMRIKELYEFVGLGRERVKSVRSGDICAIVGLEDFEIGDTLADKDQPEALPRIEVDEPTMSMLFTINNSPFFGKEGKFVTSRHLRDRLMKETEKNLALKVEPTDSEEKFNVYGRGILHLSILIETMRREGYELQVGKPKVILKEIDGVTCEPYETLVIDVPDSVSGKAIELVTQRKGDLLVMEPKGDLQHLEFDIPSRGLIGLRNQILTATGGEAVMTHRFRSYEAMKGVITTRLQGSLVSVETGKATAYAIDRLKDRGRFFIEPGSDIYKGQVVGEHSRTGDLEVNLVKGKKLTNVRASGSDEAVKLPPPVRFSLEEAMEYIGDDEYLEVTPQNIRMRKIR